Genomic DNA from Modestobacter versicolor:
ATGACCGACGGGGCCAGCGACCCGGGCACCTCGCGGTTCATCGTCACCACGGCGCGGCCGTCCTCCACCAGCCCGTTCACCAGGTCGGTGTTGGCGCCGGACCCGGCCACCACCACGCCGTCGAAGTGGTGGGCGCGCACCGACCGCAGGAAGTCGGCCTCGCGGTCGGGGTTGCCGCCGGTGGTGCAGACCAGCACCTGGTAGTCGTGGTCGCCGGCCCAGGACTGCAGCGTCTCGGCGATCGTGTGGAAGGTCGCCGTCCGCAGGTTGTTGACCACCAGCCCGAGCAGCCCGGTGCGCCGGGTGCGCAGCGCGCTGGCGGTCCGGTTCGGCTGGTAGCGCAGCGCGGCGGCGGCCGCCTCCACCCGGGCCCGGGTCGTGGGCAGGACGCTCGGGTGCCCGGAGAGGGCGCGGCTGGCTGTGCTGGTGCTGACCCCAGCGGCCACCGCGACGGAGTTCAGCGTCGCCGGCACAGCTGATTCCTACCGGGACGCATCCGTGGCGAAACGGCTGCCCCGGCCGCCCGCCGGGGGTCGTAGGTGTGCTTCCGGCCGGGGTGCACGAGGCGATGTGCCGATGTGCACACGGGTCGTGTGCCACCCGGTGCAGCCCGCCCGGACCGGCGGCGGGGGAGGGCCCGGAACCGTCGGACCCCCGCCGTACGGTCGGCTGCGGCTCCTCCACCGGGGGTCGGGACAGGGGGCAGCGTGTACGAGTCCGACGCCGCACTGGTCGTCAGCGCCAGCGACCTGACCGGCTTCCTGGAGTGCGAGCACCTCACCCGGCTCTCCCTCGAGGTCGCCCGGGGCCTCCGGTCCCGGCCCGCGGCGGTCGACCCGATGACCCAGCTGGTCGCCCAGCACGGCATCGACCACGAGGCCCGGCACGTCCAGCGGCTGCGCGACCGCGGGCTGTCGGTCGTCGAGATCGACGCACCGACCGGCAAGGACGCCGCCGGGCTGCGCCGCGCCCAGGCCGACACCCTCGCCGCGATGCGGGCCGGCGCCGATGTCGTCTACCAGGCCACCTTCTTCGACGGCACGTGGCGCGGGCACGCCGACTTCCTGCTCAAGCGCACCGACCGGGCCAGCGACCTCGGCCCGTGGGCCTACGACGTCGCCGACACCAAGCTCGCCCGGCGGATCAAGGTCCCGGCGCTGCTGCAGATGGCGCTCTACGGCGACCTCCTGGCCGGCCTCCAGGGCGTGCCCCCGGAGCTGCTCACCGTGGTCACCGGCGACCAGCAGGAGCTGGTGTTCCGCTACTCCGACGCCGAGGCCTACGCCCGGGCGGCCCGCGACCGCTTCCAGCAGCGGCTGGCCGACGGCGAGCTGGCCGCGCCCTACCCCAACGCGCACTGCGGCGTGTGCCCCTGGCGGGAGACCTGCACGGCCCGCTGGGAGGAGGAGGACTCGCTGTCGCTGGTCGCCTTCATGCGCCGCGACCACGCCACCGCGCTGGCCGAGGCCGGCATCACCACGGTCGCCGAGCTGGCCGCCCGCCGTCCCGAGGAGCTGCCCGACGCGGTCGGCCGCACCTCCCGGGAGCGGCTCACCCAGCAGGCGCGGCTCCAGCTCGCCGAGCGGGTGACCGGCGCCCCCTCCTACGAGTTCCTGCCCCGCGAGCACGGCCGGGGCTTCGAGCTGCTGCCCCCGCCCAGCCGGGGCGACCTGTTCTTCGACATCGAGGGCGACCCGTTCGCCGGCGACGCGGGCCTCGAGTACCTCTGGGGCGTGCTGGACACCGCCGGGGAGTTCACCGCCTTCTGGGGCTGCGACCCGGCGGCCGCCGACCAGTCCGCGGCCGAGCGGGCCGCGTTCGAGGCCCTCGTCGACCACCTGAGCGCGGTGCACGCCGCCGACCCGTCGATGCACGTCTTCCACTACGCGCCGTACGAGCCGACCCGGCTCAAGACGCTCTCCGCGCGGCTCCAGACCCGCGAGGCCGAGGTCGACCGGCTGCTCCGGGCCGACGTGCTGGTCGACCTGTACGCGGTGGTCCGCCAGGGGCTGCGGCTGAGCAAGGCGTCGTACTCCATCAAGCAGGTCGAGGACTTCTACCGCGGCCACACCCGGGCCCACGACGAGGAGGTCTCCGACGCGGGCGAGAGCATCGTCGCCTTCGAGCGATGGCTGGCCACCCGCGACCAGGCCCTGCTGGACCAGATCGAGGCCTACAACCGCGACGACTGCGTCTCCACCCGCGAGCTGCGCGACTGGCTGGAGGGGCGGCGCACCGAGCTGCTCGCGTCCGGCGCGCTGCTGCGCCGGCCCGAGGACGGCGACCCGGACGGCTCCGCGGAGAACGCCGCGGCCCAGGGGCTGCGCGAGGAGCTCGAGCAGCGGCTGGTCGCCGACCTGCCCGACACCGGTCGCACGCCCGAGCAGGAGGCGACCTGGCTGCTCGCCCAGCAGCTGGGCTGGCACGCCCGCGAGGCGCGGTCGGCGTGGTGGGAGTACTTCCGGCTGCGCGACCTGCCGGCCGACGAGCTCGAGCGGGAGACCGCCGCCCTCGGTCCGCTGGAGGGGCCGGAGCTGGTCGGTGCGGACAAGCGGTCCCAGCACTGGCGGTACCGCTTCCCGCCGCAGGAGACCAAGGTGTCGGCCGGCAGCCGGTTCGAGCACCTGCTGCCCGCCGCCGACGGCACCCGGATCACCAGCTCGGTGGTGGAGGTCGACCCCACGGCCGGCTGGGTGGTGCTCTCCCGCGGCAGCAGCTCACCGCACGACCACCCGACCGGGCTGCTGCCCACGTCGCCGCCGAGCGACAGGCTGTTCCGGGCGGCGCTGCACGACCTCGGCGAGCAGGTGGCCGGCTGCGGGGTCGACGGGCCCGGTCCGTGGCGGGCGGCCCGCGACCTGCTGCTGCGCCGGCCACCACGGCTCGCCGCCGGCACCGCGCTGCGGCTCCCGGGCGAGGGGGCCGCCGAAGCCGTCCGTCGGCTGGCCGGCCGGCTCGACGGTGGGGTCCTCGCCGTGCAGGGCCCGCCCGGGGCGGGCAAGACCTACACCGGTGCCCGGGCCGTCGTCGACCTGGTCCGCGCCGGCAAGCGGGTGGGGCTGACCGCCTCCAGCCACAAGGTGATCGGCAACCTGCTCGACGCGGTGATGGCCGCGGCCCGTGAGGCGGGCGTGCCCGTCCGCGCCCTGCAGAAGGCCGACGACCTGCAGCGGTGCAGCGACGCCGACGTGCAGTGCGTGGGCAGCAACGGGCAGGTCGTCGACGCCCTCGACGGCGGCGACGTCGACCTGGTGGCCGGCACCTCCTGGCTGTTCGCCCGGCCCGACCTGGCCGGGCGGCTCGACGTGCTGGTCGTAGACGAGGCCGGCCAGCTGTCGCTGGCGAACACCCTGGCGGTCAGCCGCGCGGCGGCGAACCTGGTGCTGCTCGGCGACCCGCAGCAGCTGCGCCAGCCCGGCCGCGGCATCCACCCCGACGGCGCCGACGTCTCGGCGCTGCAGCACGTGCTCGGCGACGACGAGGTGCTCACCGACGACCGCGGCGTCTTCCTCGACCGCAGCTGGCGGATGGCCCCGGCGCTGTGCCGGGTGGTCTCCGAGCTCTCCTACCGCGGCGAGCTGCAGCCCGCGCCGGTGACCGCGGGCAACGCCGTCGACGTTCCCGCGCGCTGGGCCGCGCCGGCCGGCATCGGCTGGGTGCCGGTGGTGCACGAGGGCAACGGGTCGGCGTCCGCGGAGGAGGCCGCCGTGGTCGCCGCGCTGATCACCGACCTGATGGGCTGCAGCTGGCGCAGCGCCGGGGTGGAGGCGGTCATGCGGCCGTCCGACGTGCTGGTCGTGACGCCGTACAACGCGCAGGTGAACCAGGTGCGGGGTGCGCTGGCCGCGGTCGGGCTGGGCGGGGTGGAGGTGGGCACGGTCGACAAGTTCCAGGGCCGCGAGGCCGCGGTCGCCGTGTTCACGCTGGCGGCGTCCAGCGGTGCGCACGTGCCCCGGCGGCTGGACTTCCTGCTCGACCGGCACCGGCTCAACGTGGCGCTGTCCCGGGCCAAGACGGTCGCCTACCTGGTCGGCAGCCCGGCGCTGCTCACCTCGCCGGTGCAGACCCCCGAGCAGCTGCGCCTGGTCAACGGCCTCTGCCGGCTGGTCGAGACCGCCACCGCCGCCGCGCTGGCCCCCGCCGGTCGGTGACTGACGACCTCCGGGTCGCGCCTCCGCCCAGCTCGGCGGTCGTCCGCGACCGGTTCCGCCGGCAGGGCCGCCGGGACACGGTCGTCGAGCGCATCTGCGCGGAGGTGGCCGCGGGGAGATCTCCGGCCGGCCGTTCCGTTCCCGGGCCTGGTTAGGCTAGCCTCACCAAGGTCGGTCCCCGCTGGAGCCGGCAGGACGAGCACCGGGAGACGAGCGATGACGACGGCCACCACCGAACGGCCCGCGGCGGCGCTTCCCGTCCAGCAGCCGGTGTCCGCGCCGGAGTACCGGTTCTTCTCCGCCACCGTCGCCCGCGTGCAGCGGCTGAGCCCCAGCTTCCTCCGGCTCACCTTCGCCGGCCCCGAGCTCACCGGCTTCGGCGCCGGCGGGGCCGACCAGCGGATCAAGCTGGTCCTCTCCCGCGACGGCGCCCCGGTCGGCGACCTGCTCACCGACGGCCCCGGCTGGTACCAGGACTACTGCGCCCTCCCCGACGATCGCCGCCCGTACCTGCGCACCTACACCGTCCGCGACGCCCGCCCGCAGCTCGGCGAGATCGTCGTCGACGTCGTGCTGCACGGCGTCGACGACGGCCACCCCGGCCCCGCCGCCGGCTGGGCAGCCGCCGCGGTCGTCGGCGACCCGGTCGTCGTGCTCGGCCCCGACCGCCCCGGCACCGGCCGCGCCTGGGGCGTCGAGTGGGCCCCGCCGGCCGAGGGCACGCTGTTCCTCGCCGGCGACGAGACCGCGGTCCCGGCGATCAGCGCCATCGTCGAGGCGCTGCCCGCGGGCCGGCGCACCGTGGCCGTGCTGGAGGTCCCCGACGCCGGCGACGTGCTGTCCCTCGTCGTCCCGGCCGGTGTCGAGGTCCGCTGGCTGGTGCGCGGCCGGCGCGCCCGCGGCGAGGCCCTCGGCCCGGCGGTGCACGCCGCGCTCTGCGAGCTGGGCGTCGCGGCACCGGCCGCCGGCGTCGAGCCCGAGGACGTCGACCTCGACGGCGGCATCCTCTGGGAGGTCCCCGAGGCCGGCGCCGACGGCTGCTACGCCTGGCTCGCCGGTGAGGCCGGGATGGTCAAGAAGCTGCGCCGCCGGCTGGTCCGCGACCTCGGCGTCCCGCGCACCTCGGTGGCCTTCATGGGCTACTGGCGGCTGGGCGCCGCCGAGGGCAGCTGACCGCCCGCTACGGTCGGACCGTGGCCCGCTTCCTCCTCCTGCTGCTCGCCGTCTGGCTGGTCCTGATCGTGGTCGGCTGGGTGGTCAAGGGCCTGTTCTGGCTCGCCGTCGTCGGCCTGCTCTTCTTCATCGGGACCGCCGTCCTCAGCTCCTCGCGGCGCCGCTGACCCGGTGACCGTCGTGCTGGTCGACGTCGCCAACGCCGTCGGCTCGCGGCCCGACGGCTGGTGGCGCGACCGCGCCGGGGCCACCACCCGGCTGCTCGACCGGCTGGCACCGCTGCTCGGCACCGAGTTCACCGGGCCGGACGGCGCCACCGTCTCCGTCGGCGCTCTCGTGGCGGTCGTGGAGGGCCGGGCCCGGCACGTCGCGGCACCACCCGGCGTGCGCGTGGTCCGGGCCGAGGGCAACGGCGACGACGCGCTGGCCGCTGTCGCCGCCGAGTTGGCCGACGGCGGCGACGCCCTGCTGGTGGTCACCTCCGACCGCGGCCTGCGCGACCGGCTGCCGGCCACCGCGCGGGTCACCGGACCCGGCTGGCTGCTCGCCGCGGCCGACGCGGCGGCCGGGTAGCCCCCCCGCCCGGCGGAGACGGTTCCCCCGCGCGGGGGAGCCCCGGCGCCGCCGCCGCCCCGAGGCTGGACGTGCCCCCGGGACCGGCCCGGGCCGCACCTCCGGAGGTCCGCGGTGACCGTCACCCCCACGCCCGAGGCACCACCCCGCACCACGGCTGCACCCCCGTCCCGCACCGTGCAGCGATTGCTGCTGGGCGCGGCCGGCTGGAGCCTCGCGCAGCTGCTGATCGCGCTGCGCTGGCTGCTCGACCCGGGCAGCTGGCCCGGCTTCGACGACGACGGGCGGGTGGGCCTCCTCGCCGTGCTGCACCGCGTCCCGTCGGCGTGGGCGCTGATCGGGCTGGCCGCGGCCGGCCTGCTGCTCGCCGCCCTGGCCACCCGGCGCCCGGCGTCCCGGGCGGTCGCCGGCGCGCTGGCGGTCCAGACCGGGCTGCTGCTGGTGGTCTCCGCCGACGTCGGCGTGCTGACCCTGCTCGGCTACCTCTGCGCGATCGTCGGCCCGGCCGCCTTCCTGGTCGTCTTCCTCGTCGGTGCGGTGCGCGCCCGGCGGGCCCGGCCGTGGCTGCTGGGCGTGCTGGCCCTCGTCGTGGCGGGCGTCGCCTCCGGGGTGCTGCGCCCCGGCACCGTCGGCCGGCTGGCCGGTGAGCTGGGCGACGGCTTCGCCCGCCATGCCGGCCCGCCGGCCCACCTGGGGCTGGTGCTCGTCGGTGCCGCGCTGTTCGGCACCGCCGCGGTGCTGCTGCGGCGTGCGGCCACCGGGCGCTGCCGCGCGTGCGGCCGGCCCGGCGCCCGGTGGACCGAGCCGGACGCCGTCCGCCGGTGGAGCCGGATCGCCACCTGGACAGCCGTCGCCGGCCCGCTGCCCTACGCGCTGGTCAGGATGACCTGGCTGACCCCGTGGCCGCTGGGCATGCCCGAGGGCGGCGACCTGGAGCCGGCGATGCGGCTGTTCGGCCTCGGGCTCGGGTTCGCCGCGCTGGGCGGCGCCGTGCTGACCGCCGGGCTGGTCCGCCCGTGGGGCGAGGTCTGGCCCGGTTGGGTGCCGGTGCTCCGCGGCCGCCCGGTGCCGGTCGCCGTGCCCGTCCTCGCCGGCGGGCTGGTCGCCACCGTGCTGCTGGTGTCGACCCCCGGGATGGTGGCGCTCGCCGTCGAGGGGATCGGGGACGAGGACCCGATGGGCTGGCTGATGCTGCTGGTCTTCCCGACCCTGCCCTGGGGGCTGGCGCTGGCGGCCGCGGTCACCGGCTACGCCCTCCGCCGCCGCGGCACCTGCCGCAGCTGCGGGCGGGGCGAGCCGGCCCGGCCGGTCGGTGCCTGAGACCGCCGTCCGGTCCGGTCTTCCCGGACCGGACGGCGGCGGCCAGGATGGCGCGGTGGCACACGCGGCGCGGGGGGCTGCGGTCCGCCGGTCGCTGCTGCGCTGGCTGTACCTGCTGATCGGCGGGGCGCTCGGCATCTCGGTCGGGCTCGTGCTGGCCTGGCCCGCGGAGGCGCTCGCCACCGCGGGCCTGCCGCCCGTGGTCGCCGGGCTGCTGGTGCTGCTGCTGGTCGGCGCTCCGGTGCTGGCGATCGGCGCGCTGGGCGAGGTCCGGCCGGTGGAGGCGGTGGCCGTCGGCGGGCTGCTCGCCCCGGGGTACACCGAGCGCCCGGGCCCGGCCACCACCTGGCGGCAGCGGAGCCGCACCGCGCTGCTGCTGGCGCTGCACGTGCTGGCCGGCTCGGCCGCGGGAGCGCTGCTCGTCATCGGGTTCCCGTCCGCGGTGCTGGTCCTGGTCGAGCCGGACGGCGGTGGGGGAGTGGACCTGCTCTCCTGGGCGAGCCCCGGGCCGTGGCCGCTCCGGCTGCTGCTCGCCGTCGGCGTGCTCCTGCTCGGCGTCGTCGGCGGGGAGCTGCTCGGCCGGGGGCTGGCCGCGCTGGCGCCCCGGCTGCTCGCCGGCCCGGCGGCCGAGCGGCTGGCCGCCGCCGAGGCGTCGGTGTCGGTGCTGACCGGCCGCGACCGGCTGGCCCGCGAGCTGCACGACAGCGTCGGGCACGCGCTCAGCCTGGCCAGCGTGCAGGCCGGCGCCGCCCGCCGGCTGCTGGTGCGCGACCCGGCCGCGGCCGAGCAGGCGATCCGGGCCACCGAGGACGCCACCCGCCGCGCGCTCGTCGACCTGGACCACGTGCTGGGTCTGCTCCGCGAGGAGGAGGCCGGGCCCGGCGCGGTCGCCCCGGCCCCGGACCTGCGCGACCTCGACGCCCTGGTCGCCACCGCCCGCGCCGCCGGGGCCGCGGTGACCGTGCAGGTCAGCGGAGCGGTGGACGCCCTGCCGGCGGTGGTCTCCCGGGAGGCCTACCGGATCGTCCAGGAGGGGCTCACCAACGTGCTGCGGCACGCCCCGGGCGCCGGCTGCGCGGTGCAGGTGGACGCCGGCGGCAGCGACCTGGTGCTCCGGCTGACCAACAGCACGGCCGGCGCGGTCGTGGGGGAGACCGGCGGCGGGCGCGGCCTGCTCGGGGTGACCGAGCGCGTCCGCGACCTCCGGGGCAGCGTCACCAGCGGCCCGGACGGCGACGGCCGGTGGCAGCTCGCCGCACGGCTCCCGGTGCACGCGCGGGGGGCGGCGCGTTGACGATCCGGGTGGCCCTGGTGGACGACGAGCCGCTGATCCGCAGCGGGCTGGCCGCGGTGCTGCGCAGCGAGGACGACCTGCTCGTCGTCGGCGAGGCCGGCGACGGCGCCGACGTGCTGGACCTGGTGGGCCGCACCGCGCCCGACGTCGTGCTGATGGACGTGCGGATGCCCGGCGTCGACGGGATCGCCGCCACCCGCGCCCTGGTCCGGGCCGGGTCGGCCGCCCGGGTGCTGGTGCTGACCACCTTCGCCAACGACGACCACGTCGTCGAGGCGCTCGCCGCGGGGGCCGACGGGTTCCTGCTCAAGCGCTCGTCGCCGGAGGAGCTGCTGCACGGCATCCGCACCGTCGCCCGCGGGGAGTCGCTGCTCTTCCCCGACGCGGTGCGCGAGCTGGCCCGGCGGCACGTCCGGGCCCCGGACCCGGCCGGCGCCCCCGGGCTGGACCGGCTCACCGCCCGCGAGCAGGAGGTGCTCCGGCTGATGGCCGAGGGGCTGAGCAACGCCGAGATCGCCGAGCGGCTGGTGCTGGGCGTGGAGACCGTGCGCAGCCACGTGGCCGCCGTGCTGGCCAAGACCGGCACCCGGGACCGCACCCAGGCGGTCGTGCTGGCCTACCGCTCGGGCTTCGTCGGCTGACCGGCCGCAGCCCGGGCGTAGCGGGCCGGTGGCTCGCCGACGACCCGGGCGAAGTCGCGCACCAGGTGCGACTGGTCGGCGTACCCGAGCTCGGTGGCCAGCGCCGCCCAGGCCACCGGGCCACCGGACGCCCGGGCCGCTGCCTCGTGCAGCCGGGCGCACCGCACCAGCCAGGTCGGGCCCACGCCCACCCACTCCGCGCACAGCCGCTGCAGGCTGCGCACGCCCAGCCCGGCAAGCTCGGCCAGGTCGGCGGCCCGCCGGATCGACGGATCGTGCTGCACCTGCTCGACCAGGCCGGCCACCCGGTCGACGGTCGGGTCCGGCGCCGGGCGCAGCGGCACCAGGGCGGCGTCGACCAGGGCGGCCGCGGCGGCGGCGTCCGGGGCGTCCTGCACGGCGGCGCTCAGGGCTGCGGCGTCCAGCTCCGCCAGCTCGCGCACCGGTGCCTCGCGGTCGGTGAGCGCCGACACGGGGCCAGCCAGCCACGGCCGGGCCCCGCCGGGGCGGAACCGGACGCCGATCACCCGGCCGGCGCCGGTGAGCCGGTACTCGAACGCCGCCCGGCGCCGGCTCAGCCCGGTGACCCGGGACAGCGCCGGTTCGAAGGACAGGTGCACCGAGGGGTTGGGCAGGATCCGCTGCACGTGCGCCGGCCGCCCGGTGCGGTCCCACTGCACCGACCACAGGTACTCCACGAACGGCGCCAGCTCGGCCGAGGGCGGGTACCGGCCCAGCGCGAACGCGTCGGCCGCTGCCCGCGCGTGCAGGATGCCGCGCGGGTCGCCGGCCGGCTCGGGGACGCCCACGCCCGGGATTGTGTCGCGGAAGTGCAAGACCGCGGACGGCGGCGAGGGCAGGCTGGGGCCATGACCGAGACCCTCACCCCCACGTCCGCGGTGCGCGCCGCCTCCGACCTGGCGGCCGGTCCGCTCCGCGCCGTCACCGCCGGCCAGCTCACCGCGGCCACCCCGTGCCGCGACTACGACGTCCGCGCGCTCGTCGACCACCTGGCCTGGGCGGCCGTGCTCTCCCAGCGGTCGGCCACCCGCACCCCGTTCGAGCACGACTGGAGCAGCCTCACCCCGGCGCCCTTCCTGGACGGCGTGCCGGTGGAGCAGTGGGCGGCCGCCGTCCCCGCCGAGCTGGACACCGCGGCCGACGCCTGGGCCGACCCGGCCGCCTGGGAGGGGGAGACCCTGATGGGCACCGCACCCATGCCCGCGGAGGTGGTCGGGCCGATGATGCTCGCCGAGTTCGTGCTGCACGGCTGGGACCTGGCCCGGGCGGTCGGGGCGCCCTACGACGTCCCGGCCGAGCTGGGGGCGGCCGTGCTCGCCGCCGTGCAGCCGCTCGCCCAGATGGGCCGGGACGGCGGCTGGTACGGACCCGAGGTGCCGGTGCCCGCCGACGCCCCGGCCTTCGACCGGGCGCTCGGGCTCACCGGCCGCGACCCGGCCTGGGGCGGCTGATCCCTCAGCCGGCGGGCACCAGGGTCAGCCGGGTCGAGCGGCGCCGGCCGGGCAGGCAGGCCACCGCGGCGAGCAGCAGCGCCGCGCCGTCCTCGACCAGCGCGGCCTGCAGGTCGGGCACCCGGGCGCCGGCCCACTTCCGCCAGGCCAGCCCGCCGAACGACCCGGCGGCCGAGCCGGCGATCCCGGCGAGCACCGGAAGGGCGGCGTTGGCGCCCTGGCGGCGGGCCAGCAGCGCACCGCCGCCGGCGCCGCTGGCCAGCCGCGCGGGCAGGGCGCCGGCGCTGGTCCGCTCCGGCGTGGCCGGCTGCTTGTCGGCGTAGAGCTCCCCGGCCAGCGAGGCGAGGGAGGCGAGCTTCTTCACCGCGCCGGTGTCCGCGGCGCTCAGCGTGGGCCCGGCGATGCCCAGCGAGCTCCGGCCGCCGGCGGCGACGCCCAGCAGCAGCGACCGGCCGACCAGGCCGCCGGTCGCCTTCTGCCGGGGGAGCACCCGCTCCTTCGGCGTCGGGATCGAGGAGACCACCGCCTGCGCGACCGCGCCGTAGGCCAGGTGCGGGACGGCGTCGGCGATCCAGTCCTCCCGCGACCACCTCCGCGGGTCGCTGACCCCGAGGGCGGCGACCGGGACGTCGGTGGCCGCCATCGCCGCGGCGCCCTTCACGACCGCGCCGACCGGGAACGGCATCCGCACCCCGGCCGACCGGACCAGGCTGAACACCACCCCGAGCCCCACCCCGTTGGCGATGCCGGCGAGCTCGCCCAGCCCCCGCCGGCGGGCGTCCCGGGTCGAGCCGTGGCCGGGCACCGCGGTGCCGGTGGCGTCGGCTACGGCGTCGACGAGCTGCTCGGGCACGGTGCTGGCCGGCCGGCCGCGCAGGGCCATGTCGAGGTAGGTGACGGCGTGCAGGGCGGCGGTGCCGGCAGCGCCGGCGACCAGTCCGCGGGAGAAGGTCCCGGTCATCACCGGAGCCTCTCCGGGCTCGGCGGCTGCGGCAACCGCAGGGGCGCTCGGGCCCGGCTGTGACGGACGTGACGGCACCGTGGCCACACTCACGCGCCCCGCACCCGGTCCCGGCCCGCACGGCTCGCGTGCGGCTGGCACCGTGGAGGCAGCGCCCGAGGTCGTGTGCTCCTCCGACCCCCGCCCACCGCACTGCGGTGCCGGCCGCGTCCCCTCCCCGTGAAGGTCCCCATGCTGCGTTCCGTCCTGTCCCGTGCCCGTGCCACCCCGCCCTCGCTGTCCCGGCTGCGTGCCGCCGTCGCCGTCCTGTTCGCCCTGGACGGCTTCGTCTTCGGCAGCTGGGCCGCGCGGGTCCCCGACGTCAGCGCCGCGACCGGCGCCGGTCACACCGCCCTCGGCGTCGCCCTGCTGTGCCTGTCCCTCGGTGCGCTGGCCTGCATGCACCTCACCGGCGCCCTGTGCAGCCGGCTGGGCACCGGGCTGACCGCCGCGCTGGCCGGCGTGCTCGCCAGCGTCTGCGCCGTCCTGCCCGGCCTGGCCACCGGCGTCCCGGCCCTCTGCGCCGGGCTGCTCGTCTTCGGCGCCGCGACCGGCGCGGTCAACGTCGCCGCCAACAGCGTCGGCGTGCAGGTCGAGGCCCGGGCCGGCCGGCCGCTGCTCTCCGGGCTGCACGCGGCCTTCAGCGCCGGCGGGCTGCTCGGTGCCCTGGTCGGCGGGCTCGCCTCGGCGGTGGTCGGCGTGGAGCCGCACCTGGCCGCCGTCGCCGTCCTGGGGCTGGTGGTGATGGCCTGGGCCGGCCCGGTGCTGGTGGGGGCCGATGCCGGTTCCCGCGCTGCCGCCGCCGGCCGGTCCGCCGGGGCCGACGCCGGTCCGCGGCCGACGGCGGTGCTGATCGTGCTCGGCGCCGTCGCCGGGGCCACGGCCTACGGCGAGGGTGCGCTGTCGGACTGGGGCGCGCTGCACCTGCGCGAGCAGCTGCACGCCGCCCCGGCCCTGGCCGCTGCGGGCTACGCCGGCTTCTCCTCGGCCATGGCCGCCGGCCGGCTGGCCGGGGGCCGGCTGGTGGCGGCCGTCGGCGAGCGGCGGCTGCTCGTCGGTGGCGCGCTGCTGGCCGCCGCCGGTGCGCTCACCGCGGTGACGACGGCGTCCCTGCCGGTGGCGCTGGGCGGCTTCGTGCTCGTCGGGCTCGGCCTGGCCAACGTCTTCCCGCTGGCGATCGCCCGGGCCGGCGCGCTGGGCGGGCCCTCGGGCGTCGCGCTGGCCACCACCGTCGGCTACACCGGGCTGCTCGGCGGCCCGCCGGTCATCGGCTTCCTCGCCGAGCACGCCGGGCTGCCGACGGCGCTCGGCACGGTCGCGCTGATGGCGGTGCTGGCCGCGGTGCTGGTGCTGGGCATCGAGGGGTCGGCACTGCGCCGGCCGTCGCTGCCGCGGGGCGGCTGGGCCCAGCCGGTGCTCTTCGGCCGCCGCCCGGTGGCCGTGGTGCTCGCCCCCGCCGCGGCCCGGGTGCGCCGCGGCACCGGCAGCTACGTGCGCGACCTGACGCTGCTCGAGGTGGGCTGACCACCTGGCAGGCTCGCCGGGTGACCACCGCCCCCGTGCGCCTCTCCTCCTGGCCCACCCCGCTCGACCCCGCGCCCCGGCTGGCCGCCGCGCTCGGCCTGGCGCCGGACGACCTGTGGGTCAAGCGCGACGACCTCACCTCCTTCGCCGGGGGCAACAAGGTGCGCAAGCTCGAGCACCT
This window encodes:
- a CDS encoding MFS transporter; amino-acid sequence: MLRSVLSRARATPPSLSRLRAAVAVLFALDGFVFGSWAARVPDVSAATGAGHTALGVALLCLSLGALACMHLTGALCSRLGTGLTAALAGVLASVCAVLPGLATGVPALCAGLLVFGAATGAVNVAANSVGVQVEARAGRPLLSGLHAAFSAGGLLGALVGGLASAVVGVEPHLAAVAVLGLVVMAWAGPVLVGADAGSRAAAAGRSAGADAGPRPTAVLIVLGAVAGATAYGEGALSDWGALHLREQLHAAPALAAAGYAGFSSAMAAGRLAGGRLVAAVGERRLLVGGALLAAAGALTAVTTASLPVALGGFVLVGLGLANVFPLAIARAGALGGPSGVALATTVGYTGLLGGPPVIGFLAEHAGLPTALGTVALMAVLAAVLVLGIEGSALRRPSLPRGGWAQPVLFGRRPVAVVLAPAAARVRRGTGSYVRDLTLLEVG
- a CDS encoding TIGR03086 family metal-binding protein gives rise to the protein MTETLTPTSAVRAASDLAAGPLRAVTAGQLTAATPCRDYDVRALVDHLAWAAVLSQRSATRTPFEHDWSSLTPAPFLDGVPVEQWAAAVPAELDTAADAWADPAAWEGETLMGTAPMPAEVVGPMMLAEFVLHGWDLARAVGAPYDVPAELGAAVLAAVQPLAQMGRDGGWYGPEVPVPADAPAFDRALGLTGRDPAWGG